From Myxococcus stipitatus, one genomic window encodes:
- a CDS encoding TetR family transcriptional regulator has protein sequence MSLRSAILVLCLVLGAPAWGVSALEAARTRAQAVRTEARGLRGQQQALRDELNALASRIETLKAERQGRLTTGSELEAALRRSQELSGSLTGLAQAVATAEGESERAHLALHQALSEELSRLRAAWDGTQDRAERARLLQAMRATRDERDAVRSALPASRVPSLERAAPGGDDPEDLLEQADTLRDAEDKVRERLKLLRARISEAREEKDLDRRMNDFLGEESMFDEQDRRLRLRLRSDSTLQVEPSQRSGGMFGGELMLDDSPSLPGAPSNGENPTPMPPTARATDRRPQFEGVRAQALASGGLADLAQLEAEERRLESLAGELDGRASALERRARELTRP, from the coding sequence ATGAGCCTCCGCTCCGCCATCCTCGTGCTGTGCCTGGTGCTGGGCGCGCCCGCGTGGGGCGTGTCCGCGCTGGAGGCGGCGCGGACGCGGGCGCAGGCGGTGCGGACGGAGGCGCGGGGGTTGCGAGGCCAGCAGCAGGCGCTGCGGGACGAGCTGAACGCGCTGGCCTCGCGCATCGAGACGCTGAAGGCGGAGCGGCAGGGGCGGCTGACGACGGGCTCGGAGCTGGAGGCGGCGCTGCGGCGCTCGCAGGAGCTGTCCGGGTCGCTGACGGGGCTGGCGCAGGCGGTGGCGACGGCGGAGGGAGAGTCGGAGCGCGCGCACCTGGCGCTGCACCAGGCGCTGTCGGAGGAGCTGTCGCGGCTGCGCGCGGCGTGGGACGGGACGCAGGACCGGGCGGAGCGCGCGCGTCTGCTGCAGGCCATGCGCGCCACGCGCGACGAGCGCGACGCGGTGCGCTCGGCGCTGCCGGCCTCGCGCGTGCCCTCGCTGGAGCGGGCGGCGCCCGGCGGTGACGACCCGGAGGACCTGCTGGAGCAGGCCGACACGCTGCGCGACGCCGAGGACAAGGTCCGCGAGCGGCTCAAGCTGCTGCGCGCGCGCATCAGCGAGGCGCGCGAGGAGAAGGACCTGGACCGGCGGATGAACGACTTCCTGGGCGAGGAGTCGATGTTCGACGAGCAGGACCGGCGGCTGCGGCTGCGGCTGCGCTCGGACTCGACGCTCCAGGTGGAGCCCTCCCAGCGCTCCGGCGGCATGTTCGGGGGCGAGCTGATGCTGGACGACTCGCCTTCGCTGCCCGGCGCGCCCTCCAACGGCGAGAACCCCACGCCAATGCCCCCCACCGCCCGCGCCACGGACCGCCGCCCCCAGTTCGAGGGCGTGCGCGCCCAGGCGCTCGCGTCGGGGGGGCTGGCGGACCTGGCGCAGCTGGAGGCGGAGGAGCGGCGGCTGGAGTCGCTGGCGGGAGAGCTGGACGGACGCGCCAGCGCGCTGGAGCGCCGCGCGCGGGAGCTGACGCGGCCCTGA
- a CDS encoding sigma-54-dependent transcriptional regulator — protein sequence MARILVIDDHDTLREGMTVTLTRAGHSVSAVRGGQDALSAYRKAPFDLVVTDLKMDGMDGIAVTQALRAQDASAVVMVVTAFGTIETAVRAMQEGAYDFITKPFTPDVLRAKVDKGLELAGARKRVEKLEARTAAHDADAALAHGTSLVGDSEPMQKLLTQTRRAAQSDATVLVRGESGTGKELVARMLHQLSPRKDGPFVVVHCAALAETLLESELFGHERGAFTGAVKRKLGRFELADGGTLFLDEIGEIPPSVQTKLLRVLQEKEIQRVGGEETLKVDVRVVSATHRDLAAEVKAGRFREDLYYRLHIVPLVLPPLRERPEDLAVLARHFVAKHGPRVNRRVTGLDDTALRALARHAWPGNVRELENVIEQALVFAEGEVLTAADLPAHLNGASPRMDAGLPVPHGDRPLPDILEDLERQLIARAYEKAAGVKTETARLLGIKTSALYYKLEKYGFLPKGTPPEEA from the coding sequence ATGGCGCGCATCCTCGTCATCGACGACCACGACACGCTCCGCGAGGGGATGACCGTCACGCTCACGCGCGCGGGCCACAGCGTGTCCGCGGTGCGGGGCGGACAGGACGCCCTGAGCGCGTATCGCAAGGCCCCGTTCGACCTGGTGGTGACGGACCTGAAGATGGACGGGATGGACGGCATCGCCGTCACCCAGGCGCTCAGGGCGCAGGACGCCTCCGCCGTCGTCATGGTGGTGACGGCCTTCGGCACCATCGAGACGGCGGTGCGCGCCATGCAGGAGGGCGCCTACGACTTCATCACCAAGCCCTTCACCCCGGACGTGCTGCGCGCCAAGGTGGACAAGGGGCTGGAGCTGGCGGGCGCGCGCAAGCGCGTGGAGAAGCTGGAGGCGCGCACCGCGGCGCACGACGCGGACGCGGCGCTCGCGCACGGCACCAGCCTGGTCGGTGACAGCGAGCCCATGCAGAAGCTGCTCACCCAGACGCGCCGCGCCGCCCAGAGCGACGCCACGGTGCTGGTGCGCGGCGAGAGCGGCACCGGCAAGGAGCTGGTCGCGCGCATGCTGCACCAGCTGTCGCCGCGCAAGGACGGGCCCTTCGTCGTGGTGCACTGCGCGGCGCTGGCGGAGACGCTGCTGGAGAGCGAGCTGTTCGGCCACGAGCGCGGCGCCTTCACCGGCGCGGTGAAGCGCAAGCTGGGCCGCTTCGAGCTGGCCGACGGCGGCACCCTCTTCCTCGACGAAATCGGGGAGATTCCCCCGTCCGTGCAGACCAAGCTGCTGCGCGTGCTGCAAGAGAAGGAAATCCAGCGCGTGGGCGGCGAGGAGACGCTCAAGGTGGACGTGCGCGTGGTGAGCGCCACGCACCGCGACCTCGCCGCGGAGGTGAAGGCGGGGCGCTTCCGCGAGGACCTCTACTACCGGCTGCACATCGTCCCGCTCGTGCTGCCCCCCCTGCGCGAGCGCCCGGAGGACCTGGCCGTGCTCGCCCGCCACTTCGTCGCCAAGCACGGCCCCCGGGTGAACCGCCGGGTGACGGGCCTGGACGACACCGCCCTGCGCGCCCTCGCCCGCCATGCCTGGCCCGGCAACGTGCGCGAACTGGAGAACGTCATCGAGCAGGCGCTCGTCTTCGCCGAGGGCGAGGTGCTCACCGCCGCGGACCTCCCCGCCCACCTCAACGGCGCCTCGCCCCGGATGGACGCGGGCCTGCCCGTCCCCCACGGCGACCGGCCCCTCCCCGACATCCTCGAGGACCTGGAGCGCCAGCTCATCGCCCGCGCCTACGAGAAGGCCGCCGGCGTCAAGACGGAGACCGCGCGCCTTCTGGGCATCAAGACCTCCGCGCTGTACTACAAGCTGGAGAAGTATGGCTTCCTCCCCAAGGGCACGCCCCCGGAGGAGGCCTAG
- a CDS encoding NUDIX hydrolase encodes MHSPPTDALRALLSRHLPGDDKEREDLARMRQHAGTLAEPFSRAQPGAHFTGSAVVVDPTGSRMVMVLHGKLRRWLQPGGHADAADGGDMQATALREAREETGCRVAPHPSAPHPLDVDIHTIPARKDEPEHQHLDVRFLVVAEDPESLAFDPAESTGAQWLGWDDALARADEAPLRRLLEKARAVAARSRPGA; translated from the coding sequence ATGCACTCCCCTCCCACCGACGCCCTGCGGGCCCTGCTGTCACGCCACCTCCCCGGGGACGACAAGGAGCGCGAGGACCTGGCGCGCATGCGACAGCACGCCGGGACGCTCGCCGAGCCCTTCTCCCGCGCGCAGCCCGGGGCGCACTTCACAGGCAGCGCGGTGGTGGTGGACCCCACGGGCTCGCGCATGGTGATGGTGCTGCACGGCAAGCTGCGCCGCTGGCTCCAGCCCGGCGGGCACGCGGACGCCGCGGACGGGGGCGACATGCAGGCCACCGCGCTGCGCGAGGCCCGCGAGGAGACCGGCTGTCGCGTCGCCCCGCACCCGTCCGCGCCCCACCCCCTGGACGTGGACATCCACACCATCCCCGCGCGCAAGGACGAGCCGGAGCACCAGCACCTCGACGTGCGCTTCCTGGTGGTGGCCGAGGACCCGGAGTCGCTCGCCTTCGACCCCGCGGAGTCCACCGGCGCGCAGTGGCTGGGCTGGGACGACGCGCTGGCGCGCGCGGACGAGGCGCCGTTGCGGCGGCTGCTGGAGAAGGCCCGCGCCGTGGCGGCCCGCTCGCGCCCGGGGGCGTGA
- a CDS encoding TenA family transcriptional regulator: MLTSVKVVSGPTFESPVRRYVPPPLEVTAHPPWVEAMLVSLDGDWRRACWPRLFRDTADGRLPPLRDWRRVLAGFFPIVESFPKYMGLSLAKTTYGQRRGDASIRRWLLQNMAVEARHAEWYLDWLRGLGVKPEAVFALPCSQQLRALHEHLLHTCANGSLAEGIAASNWAIEGVTGVWTREVVEPFRAYAGEGARIDAGSMMWLKAHARYDDAHPHEALEIIKLSTSPEGDGPARVEAAARTSLRLYTAAIRACCGD, encoded by the coding sequence ATGCTGACGTCCGTCAAGGTTGTGAGCGGTCCGACGTTCGAGTCCCCTGTTCGCCGCTACGTGCCCCCGCCCCTGGAAGTCACGGCCCATCCCCCCTGGGTGGAGGCGATGCTCGTGTCGCTCGACGGGGACTGGCGGCGGGCCTGCTGGCCCCGGCTGTTCCGGGACACGGCGGACGGGCGTCTTCCACCGTTGAGGGACTGGCGCCGCGTGCTGGCCGGCTTCTTCCCCATCGTCGAGTCCTTCCCCAAGTACATGGGGCTGTCGCTGGCGAAGACGACGTACGGCCAGCGCCGGGGTGACGCGAGCATCCGCCGCTGGCTGCTCCAGAACATGGCCGTCGAGGCGAGGCACGCCGAGTGGTACCTCGACTGGCTGCGGGGGCTCGGCGTGAAGCCGGAGGCCGTCTTCGCGCTGCCCTGTTCGCAGCAGCTGAGGGCCCTGCACGAACACCTGCTCCACACCTGCGCGAACGGTTCGCTGGCGGAGGGCATCGCCGCGTCCAACTGGGCCATCGAGGGCGTCACCGGCGTGTGGACGCGCGAGGTGGTGGAGCCCTTCCGCGCCTATGCCGGCGAGGGCGCGCGCATCGACGCCGGGTCGATGATGTGGCTCAAGGCGCACGCCCGCTACGACGACGCCCACCCCCACGAGGCGCTCGAAATCATCAAGCTCTCCACCTCCCCGGAGGGCGACGGCCCCGCACGCGTCGAGGCCGCCGCGCGCACCTCGCTGCGCCTGTACACCGCCGCCATCCGCGCCTGCTGTGGAGATTGA
- a CDS encoding methyl-accepting chemotaxis protein, whose translation MQADDPAVRDYPWRALRVFMTWVVPAAPVAAYLNGMSMGVSGWEGARAVAWVLPPILLGLGILYPFLVLRWLVRDALRVDAEDAPGERLERILRLPWRAAVGTSWVAWTLGGFWFSLHVCLTWNKDMSQVVLGTVIGVCCGVLLGFPLGVSLERLFLPLALEEQRRHPDTAPVGRGFSWPRLAWFLPFTFGGSMVSALVLCGCVVGVKLTALRDALHVELVAEGASRSARLLTDLGGALAGELAFSLLWVGGLLVLPGVTTWMLARRQARAARAVGEAIESVAAGRVSAPAWVSTDELGDLAAGMNAVLARLRRLPLSLQSAAARLGEAGDQLRAAHVEQQHSLERQAAALHEAQVTSEEIRRTSRLASERAEAVLQVARRSEELGLEGEARVGRSVAGLADIRGAVDGIQQRLARLAERTTQIGDITQTVKDLAAQSHLLAVNAAIEAARSGEHGKGFAVVAREVRALADQSLQSTRRIHGILQDIGEGIRDAAAMGEQGVRIIGTGLDQMRASGESLRELSLMARENAAAARQIAAAVTQQNAGISQISTAIADLAYVMDVTMKHLESTQEATRTLAHVSGEVGQVSRQFNVAG comes from the coding sequence ATGCAAGCAGATGACCCGGCTGTTCGTGACTACCCGTGGCGCGCGCTGCGCGTCTTCATGACCTGGGTGGTGCCCGCGGCGCCCGTCGCGGCCTACCTGAACGGGATGTCGATGGGCGTCTCGGGTTGGGAGGGCGCGCGCGCGGTGGCGTGGGTGCTGCCTCCCATCCTCCTGGGGCTGGGCATCCTCTATCCCTTCCTGGTGCTGCGCTGGCTGGTCCGGGACGCGTTGCGGGTGGATGCGGAGGACGCGCCAGGCGAGCGGCTGGAGCGCATCCTGCGGTTGCCCTGGCGCGCGGCGGTGGGGACGTCGTGGGTGGCGTGGACGTTGGGCGGGTTCTGGTTCAGCCTCCATGTGTGTCTCACCTGGAACAAGGACATGTCACAGGTCGTGCTGGGGACCGTCATCGGCGTGTGCTGTGGCGTCCTGCTCGGCTTCCCCCTGGGTGTCTCACTGGAGCGGTTGTTCCTTCCGCTGGCGCTGGAGGAACAGCGTCGTCATCCGGACACGGCGCCGGTGGGGCGGGGCTTCTCGTGGCCCCGGCTGGCCTGGTTCCTGCCCTTCACGTTCGGCGGCTCCATGGTCTCCGCGCTGGTGCTGTGCGGCTGCGTGGTGGGGGTGAAGCTGACGGCGCTGCGTGACGCGCTGCACGTGGAGCTCGTGGCGGAGGGGGCCTCGCGTTCGGCGCGGTTGTTGACGGACCTGGGCGGGGCGCTCGCGGGGGAGCTGGCCTTCAGCCTGCTGTGGGTGGGCGGGCTGCTGGTGCTGCCCGGCGTCACCACGTGGATGCTGGCGCGCCGTCAGGCGCGGGCGGCCCGGGCGGTGGGAGAGGCCATCGAGTCGGTGGCGGCGGGCCGCGTGTCGGCGCCCGCCTGGGTGTCCACCGACGAGCTGGGGGACCTGGCGGCGGGGATGAACGCGGTGCTGGCGCGGCTGCGGCGGCTGCCGCTGTCCCTGCAGTCCGCCGCGGCGCGGCTGGGCGAGGCGGGCGACCAGCTGCGCGCGGCCCACGTCGAGCAGCAGCACAGCCTGGAGCGGCAGGCCGCCGCGCTGCACGAGGCGCAGGTGACGTCGGAGGAGATTCGCCGCACCTCGCGCCTGGCGTCGGAGCGCGCGGAGGCGGTGCTCCAGGTGGCCCGGCGGTCGGAGGAGCTGGGGCTGGAGGGCGAGGCCCGCGTGGGGCGCAGCGTCGCGGGGCTGGCGGACATCCGGGGCGCGGTGGACGGCATCCAGCAGCGGCTGGCGCGGCTGGCCGAGCGCACGACGCAGATTGGCGACATCACCCAGACGGTGAAGGACCTGGCGGCCCAGTCCCACCTGCTGGCCGTCAACGCGGCCATCGAGGCGGCGCGCTCCGGGGAGCACGGCAAGGGCTTCGCGGTGGTGGCGCGCGAGGTGCGCGCGCTGGCGGACCAGTCCCTCCAGTCGACCCGGCGCATCCACGGCATCCTCCAGGACATCGGCGAGGGCATCCGCGACGCGGCCGCCATGGGCGAGCAGGGCGTGCGCATCATCGGCACGGGGCTGGACCAGATGCGCGCGTCGGGCGAGTCCCTGCGGGAGCTGTCCCTCATGGCCCGGGAGAACGCGGCCGCCGCCCGGCAGATCGCCGCGGCCGTGACGCAGCAGAACGCGGGCATCTCCCAGATATCCACGGCCATCGCGGACCTGGCGTACGTCATGGACGTGACGATGAAGCACCTGGAGTCCACCCAGGAGGCCACGCGGACGCTGGCCCACGTCTCCGGCGAGGTGGGGCAGGTGTCGCGCCAGTTCAACGTGGCGGGGTGA
- a CDS encoding sensor histidine kinase: MAPARRPSFRWREIPSLLSARLLVAFLLPALLFLAVAGTVVYQRARAILEEELGTSLSAIAAAVASQVNGERMLTIEPGDDVSGTRTWRNGVRLFEGLREASGVRRVYAVDAQGRVRLDVGGALPVGAEVPELARDRLELARVFAGERAASQVLFTGSDGRLYKTGYAPIVDAGRVVGAVGVEGSAAFFGPLHQLWSTFLLLGALALGALTVIALLTARGLARPLRRLMDSALRIGRGDLTTPVPPEPTREIGVLARELEVMRGALESRDRQLKMMLAGVAHEVRNPLGGIALFSGLLQEDLAAGAHAEAGEHVARIHREVAFLQRIVEDFLAFAREQPLARAPVEAPALLSTVRELLSADASARGVEVEVEAAPARLEADGSLLTAAVLNLVRNAVQASARGGRVRVSGDCADGRYAIRVHDTGGGVPPAEHERIFEPFFTTREKGTGLGLPLARKIARAHGGELHLTSAPGDTTFTLTLPVGGVTPPR; the protein is encoded by the coding sequence ATGGCCCCGGCGCGACGACCCAGCTTCCGTTGGAGGGAGATTCCCAGCCTGCTGTCGGCGCGGCTGCTGGTGGCGTTCCTGCTGCCCGCCCTGCTCTTCCTGGCGGTGGCGGGCACCGTCGTGTACCAGCGGGCGCGCGCCATCCTCGAGGAGGAGCTGGGCACCAGCCTGTCCGCCATCGCCGCGGCCGTGGCCAGCCAGGTCAACGGCGAGCGCATGCTCACCATCGAACCGGGCGACGACGTGAGCGGCACCCGCACGTGGCGCAACGGCGTGCGCCTGTTCGAGGGCCTGCGCGAGGCCAGCGGCGTGCGCCGCGTCTACGCGGTGGACGCACAGGGCCGCGTGCGGCTGGACGTGGGCGGGGCCCTGCCGGTGGGCGCGGAGGTGCCCGAGCTGGCCCGCGACCGGCTGGAGCTGGCGCGCGTCTTCGCCGGCGAGCGCGCCGCCAGCCAGGTGCTCTTCACCGGCTCCGACGGACGCCTGTACAAGACGGGCTATGCGCCCATCGTCGACGCGGGGCGCGTGGTGGGCGCGGTGGGCGTGGAGGGCAGCGCCGCGTTCTTCGGCCCCCTCCACCAGCTGTGGAGCACCTTCCTGCTGCTGGGCGCGCTCGCGCTCGGCGCGCTCACCGTCATCGCCCTCCTCACCGCGCGCGGGCTGGCGCGCCCGCTGCGCCGGCTGATGGACTCCGCGCTGCGCATCGGGCGGGGGGACCTCACCACGCCGGTGCCGCCGGAGCCCACGCGCGAAATCGGCGTGCTCGCGCGCGAGCTGGAGGTGATGCGCGGCGCGCTGGAGAGCCGCGACCGACAGCTGAAGATGATGCTCGCGGGCGTGGCCCACGAGGTGCGCAATCCCCTGGGCGGCATCGCCCTGTTCTCCGGCCTCCTCCAGGAGGACCTGGCGGCCGGCGCCCACGCGGAGGCCGGCGAGCACGTCGCCCGCATCCACCGCGAGGTGGCCTTCCTCCAGCGCATCGTCGAGGACTTCCTCGCCTTCGCCCGCGAACAGCCCCTGGCCCGCGCGCCAGTGGAGGCCCCCGCGCTGCTGTCCACCGTGCGCGAGCTGCTGTCCGCGGACGCCAGCGCCCGCGGCGTGGAGGTGGAGGTGGAGGCCGCGCCCGCCCGCCTGGAGGCGGACGGAAGCCTGCTCACCGCCGCCGTGCTCAACCTGGTGAGGAACGCCGTGCAGGCCTCCGCCCGGGGCGGCCGCGTGCGCGTGTCCGGCGATTGCGCGGACGGACGCTACGCCATCCGCGTCCACGACACCGGCGGCGGCGTCCCGCCGGCCGAGCACGAGCGCATCTTCGAGCCCTTCTTCACCACCCGGGAGAAGGGCACGGGCCTGGGCCTGCCCCTGGCGCGCAAGATTGCCCGCGCCCACGGCGGCGAGCTGCACCTGACGTCCGCGCCCGGCGACACGACCTTCACCCTCACCCTGCCCGTGGGCGGCGTCACCCCGCCACGTTGA
- a CDS encoding SIR2 family NAD-dependent protein deacylase, translating to MSNVSPDARLEECRDRLRAGTWRNIVVLTGAGISVASGLPTYRGPGGLWTRPETEEVPDAETFANTPSRLWSLFGPLRRQLGEARPNAAHRALADWEARLSPEQSFTLLTQNVDGLHTRAGSRRVVELHGSLLHTRCGNPDCNLPRYEDTSTPERAPDCPRCKSPLRPDVVLFGEPLPVDAEHGAKRALRDCDLFLAVGTSGLVTPAANSVRGAKYAGAWTLMVNLTPMQPRHPDFDTELLGRAEHVLPRLLGVDA from the coding sequence ATGTCGAACGTGAGCCCCGACGCACGGCTGGAGGAGTGCCGTGACCGACTGCGCGCGGGGACGTGGCGGAACATCGTGGTGCTGACGGGCGCGGGCATCTCCGTGGCCTCGGGGCTGCCCACCTATCGCGGGCCCGGAGGGCTGTGGACGCGCCCGGAGACCGAAGAGGTCCCGGACGCGGAGACGTTCGCCAACACCCCCTCGCGCCTCTGGTCCCTCTTCGGCCCGCTGCGCCGCCAGCTGGGCGAGGCGCGCCCCAACGCCGCGCACCGGGCCCTGGCGGACTGGGAGGCGCGCCTCTCCCCGGAGCAGTCCTTCACGCTGCTGACCCAGAACGTGGACGGGCTGCACACGCGGGCGGGCAGCCGCCGGGTGGTGGAGCTGCACGGCTCGCTGCTGCACACCCGCTGCGGCAACCCGGACTGCAACCTCCCCCGCTACGAGGACACCTCCACGCCCGAGCGCGCGCCCGACTGTCCGCGCTGCAAGTCCCCGCTGCGCCCGGACGTCGTCCTCTTCGGCGAACCGCTGCCGGTGGACGCCGAGCACGGGGCGAAGCGGGCCCTGCGCGACTGCGACCTCTTCCTCGCGGTGGGCACGTCCGGGCTGGTGACGCCCGCGGCCAACTCCGTCCGGGGCGCGAAGTACGCGGGGGCGTGGACGTTGATGGTGAACCTGACGCCCATGCAGCCGCGCCACCCCGACTTCGACACGGAGCTGCTGGGGAGGGCCGAGCACGTGCTGCCCCGGCTGCTCGGCGTGGACGCCTGA
- a CDS encoding acyltransferase family protein, with amino-acid sequence MLRGLAILIVVLFHYPRPQGHEAYRMLANFGWTGVELFFVLSGFLIGSQLLEQVARGEEPSFKRFYLRRSLRILPPYLIVVALYVFVPAWSESPLVTPAWRFLTFTQNFGLRRNGFSHAWSLCVEEHFYLVLPLLVLALRGRVRAPQLLVGAAGVLVAGMLLRGALWQRSFSMYGPDDAGWRGYDTLLYYPTYARLDGLTFGVLLAALRVFRPAAWERWTRGARAGGLALVGLACLGGVLWLNEAYYRNLPYTMIAFPLTSLGYGALLMAVAGPTASRVCARVPGAKTFAALSFTVYLTHKAVQHNVRVALAPHGMDAFHPVTLLGGAVAVLLVSLALHHAVERPALRWRSRLEARLVRAPSPRPSVAG; translated from the coding sequence CTGCTCCGGGGGCTGGCCATCCTCATCGTCGTCCTCTTCCACTACCCGCGTCCCCAAGGGCACGAGGCGTATCGGATGCTCGCCAACTTCGGATGGACGGGCGTGGAGCTGTTCTTCGTGCTGAGCGGCTTCCTCATCGGCTCGCAGCTCCTGGAGCAGGTGGCCCGGGGCGAGGAGCCGTCCTTCAAGCGCTTCTACCTGCGGCGCTCGCTGCGCATCCTGCCGCCCTACCTCATCGTGGTGGCCCTGTACGTCTTCGTCCCCGCGTGGAGCGAGAGTCCCCTGGTGACGCCCGCGTGGCGCTTCCTCACCTTCACGCAGAACTTCGGACTGCGCCGCAACGGCTTCTCCCACGCGTGGTCGCTGTGCGTGGAGGAGCACTTCTACCTGGTGCTGCCCCTCCTGGTGCTCGCGCTGCGCGGACGCGTCCGCGCCCCCCAGCTCCTCGTGGGCGCGGCGGGCGTGCTGGTGGCCGGCATGCTCCTGCGGGGCGCCCTGTGGCAGCGCTCCTTCTCGATGTACGGCCCCGACGACGCCGGGTGGCGCGGCTACGACACGCTCCTGTACTACCCGACGTACGCGCGGCTCGACGGGCTGACGTTCGGCGTGCTGCTCGCGGCGCTGCGCGTCTTCCGGCCCGCGGCCTGGGAGCGCTGGACCCGAGGGGCTCGCGCCGGAGGCCTGGCGTTGGTGGGGCTCGCGTGCCTGGGCGGGGTGCTCTGGCTGAACGAGGCGTACTACCGGAACCTGCCCTACACGATGATCGCGTTCCCCCTGACGTCGCTGGGGTACGGGGCGCTGCTCATGGCCGTGGCGGGCCCCACCGCCTCGCGCGTGTGCGCCCGTGTCCCCGGCGCGAAGACGTTCGCGGCGCTGAGCTTCACCGTCTACCTCACCCACAAGGCGGTGCAGCACAACGTCCGCGTCGCGCTGGCGCCCCATGGCATGGACGCCTTCCACCCCGTCACGCTGTTGGGAGGCGCCGTGGCGGTGCTGCTCGTGTCGCTCGCGCTGCACCACGCCGTGGAGCGGCCCGCGCTGAGGTGGCGCTCGCGACTGGAGGCACGGCTCGTCCGAGCGCCTTCGCCCCGGCCCTCCGTTGCTGGCTGA
- a CDS encoding chitosanase: MKYRTWALVGLGWALVGCGEAGARGGSEEESLAPRGLAACSYTVTTNTYDGPDYWGTLVFKNTGASAMTSPTISFGVPSGVTCDYDEPGWTHTQTGTTCVYSRTSGLTVAPNASYTFYYSTNSNASWTASNVTITDPGCGGTTPEPVPGLTVNQKKVAEALTSIWENDTPTLDYAYSENIDDGRGYTNGRAGFCTGTGDAIQVVQCYVNLRSAGNGNLLAKYMPGLTTINNRFLSTGQSQASTAELDVVGNWVADWAASYNNTTTRADFKACQDQVSDALYYAPAMAEARKWGLATALSRMALYDAYINHGESGAKSMIRAANTAVGNSGQVAPVVGYNGITETAWLQKFLEKRRDVLAADSTWIDAIDRVAAYEKLRRLGNWDLSSAVRNDVRARDCWSTQYPISGYTVRNINPDGTWSTPGTYTFACQ, translated from the coding sequence ATGAAATATCGAACGTGGGCGCTGGTGGGGTTGGGGTGGGCGCTCGTGGGCTGTGGCGAGGCGGGAGCGCGTGGAGGCTCCGAGGAGGAGTCCCTGGCGCCGCGAGGCCTCGCGGCGTGTTCGTACACCGTGACGACGAACACGTATGACGGCCCGGACTACTGGGGCACCCTGGTGTTCAAGAACACGGGCGCGAGCGCGATGACGTCGCCGACGATTTCGTTCGGCGTCCCCAGCGGCGTGACGTGTGATTACGACGAGCCGGGCTGGACGCACACGCAGACGGGCACCACGTGTGTCTACTCACGCACGTCCGGCCTGACGGTGGCCCCCAACGCGTCGTACACGTTCTATTACTCGACGAACTCGAACGCGTCCTGGACGGCGAGCAACGTCACCATCACCGACCCGGGTTGTGGCGGCACGACTCCGGAGCCGGTGCCCGGGCTGACGGTGAACCAGAAGAAGGTGGCCGAGGCGCTCACCAGCATCTGGGAGAACGACACGCCCACGCTGGACTACGCGTATTCGGAGAACATCGACGACGGGCGCGGCTACACCAACGGGCGCGCGGGCTTCTGCACCGGCACGGGCGACGCCATCCAGGTGGTGCAGTGCTACGTGAATCTGCGCAGCGCCGGAAACGGCAACCTGCTGGCCAAGTACATGCCGGGGCTCACCACCATCAACAACCGCTTCCTGTCCACGGGCCAGTCGCAGGCGTCCACCGCGGAGCTGGACGTCGTCGGCAACTGGGTGGCGGACTGGGCGGCCAGCTACAACAACACGACGACGCGCGCGGACTTCAAGGCGTGCCAGGACCAGGTGAGCGACGCGCTGTACTACGCGCCGGCCATGGCGGAGGCGCGCAAGTGGGGGCTGGCCACCGCGCTGTCGCGCATGGCGCTCTACGACGCGTACATCAACCACGGCGAGTCCGGCGCGAAGAGCATGATTCGCGCGGCCAACACCGCCGTGGGCAACAGCGGTCAGGTGGCGCCGGTGGTGGGCTACAACGGAATCACGGAGACGGCCTGGCTCCAGAAGTTCCTGGAGAAGCGCCGCGACGTGCTGGCCGCGGACTCCACCTGGATCGACGCCATCGACCGCGTGGCCGCCTACGAGAAGCTGCGCCGCCTGGGCAACTGGGATTTGTCCTCCGCCGTGCGCAACGACGTGCGGGCCCGCGACTGCTGGAGCACCCAGTACCCGATCAGCGGCTACACCGTGCGGAACATCAACCCCGACGGCACCTGGAGCACGCCGGGCACGTACACCTTCGCGTGCCAGTAG
- a CDS encoding GlsB/YeaQ/YmgE family stress response membrane protein: MSLETILVWAVIGLIAGWLASAVVGGGYGLVGDIVVGVVGAFLGGFIFRALGAGQPFGGLAGTIFVAFIGAVVLLLILRAIHSTTVRRT, encoded by the coding sequence ATGTCTTTGGAAACGATTCTGGTCTGGGCGGTCATCGGCCTCATCGCCGGATGGTTGGCGTCGGCCGTGGTCGGTGGCGGCTATGGCCTGGTGGGCGACATCGTGGTGGGCGTGGTGGGCGCCTTCCTGGGCGGCTTCATCTTCCGGGCGCTGGGTGCGGGGCAGCCCTTCGGCGGATTGGCGGGAACCATCTTCGTGGCCTTCATCGGGGCGGTGGTGCTGCTGCTCATCTTGAGAGCCATCCACTCGACGACCGTCCGGAGAACCTGA